A single genomic interval of Syntrophobotulus glycolicus DSM 8271 harbors:
- the preA gene encoding NAD-dependent dihydropyrimidine dehydrogenase subunit PreA, whose product MRETIRNQFSAKSEADSCLLCYTAPCTANCPHGLDAAKLIRSLRFKHIPGGADWPKCGDVCGPCESQDCTEACLRGKMDRPVRIPELIEYVRNLGQSKFRLPGKINLGIEFCGIPCENPFFLSSSVVASNYTMVAKAFEMGWAGAVFKTIGTFVPQEVSPRFSSIGKEGNSFSGFKNIEQISDHTLEENLEFMSRLKRDFPHKVVVASILGQDEEEWTFLARKVTEAGVDIIECNFSCPHMTGEGLGSDVGQSPELVALYTAATRKGTDLPILAKMTPNIGNMEIPAIAAMENGATGIAAINTIKSIMNINLDDFVSEPRVDGKSCVGGYSGKTVKPIALRFIHDMKKHPKLKECPISGMGGIETWRDAAEFIAMGCANVQITTSVMQYGYRIIEDFIDGLTAFLSEKGYHSLQEIIGLALPNVVQADQLNRNSISYPKFDFHKCLGCGRCYLSCYDGGHQALEIAEENGRPKLMPKKCVGCQLCTFVCPAGAISSSTRVNA is encoded by the coding sequence TTGCGGGAAACAATACGAAATCAATTTTCGGCCAAAAGTGAAGCGGATAGTTGTTTACTCTGCTATACGGCACCATGTACAGCAAACTGTCCGCACGGGCTGGATGCGGCAAAGCTGATTCGTTCCCTGCGTTTTAAACATATTCCTGGAGGAGCTGATTGGCCAAAGTGCGGTGATGTTTGCGGCCCATGCGAGTCCCAAGACTGTACGGAAGCCTGTCTGAGAGGAAAGATGGATCGTCCGGTCAGAATACCTGAGCTCATCGAATATGTCAGGAATTTGGGTCAGAGTAAATTCAGATTACCGGGTAAAATAAATTTGGGAATTGAATTTTGCGGGATACCATGTGAGAATCCGTTTTTCTTATCTTCTTCAGTGGTTGCCAGTAATTATACAATGGTAGCGAAAGCATTTGAGATGGGATGGGCAGGGGCGGTTTTTAAGACAATCGGAACCTTCGTTCCGCAAGAAGTTTCACCAAGATTTTCCAGCATTGGCAAAGAAGGAAACTCTTTCAGCGGTTTCAAAAACATTGAGCAAATATCGGATCACACGTTAGAAGAAAATTTGGAGTTTATGTCCCGACTCAAAAGGGATTTCCCGCATAAAGTGGTTGTCGCCTCCATTTTGGGTCAGGATGAAGAGGAGTGGACATTCCTGGCTCGAAAAGTCACTGAGGCTGGAGTGGACATCATTGAATGCAATTTTTCCTGTCCCCATATGACGGGAGAAGGGTTAGGGTCAGATGTGGGTCAAAGCCCTGAATTGGTCGCTTTGTATACAGCGGCAACCAGAAAAGGAACAGACTTGCCAATCCTGGCCAAAATGACCCCGAACATCGGGAATATGGAGATTCCCGCTATCGCGGCCATGGAGAACGGAGCGACAGGAATCGCGGCGATTAATACCATAAAAAGCATTATGAATATCAATCTCGATGACTTTGTCTCGGAGCCGCGGGTAGACGGCAAATCCTGCGTCGGAGGGTATTCCGGCAAAACAGTCAAACCAATTGCCTTGCGTTTTATTCATGATATGAAAAAACATCCCAAATTGAAAGAATGTCCGATCAGCGGTATGGGCGGGATTGAAACCTGGAGGGATGCGGCTGAATTCATCGCGATGGGCTGTGCCAACGTGCAAATAACAACTTCAGTCATGCAATACGGTTACCGAATAATTGAAGATTTCATTGACGGATTGACAGCATTTTTATCGGAAAAAGGATACCACTCGCTCCAGGAAATAATCGGACTGGCTTTACCGAATGTTGTGCAGGCGGATCAATTAAACCGGAACTCCATCTCCTATCCGAAATTTGATTTCCATAAATGTCTTGGCTGCGGAAGGTGTTATCTATCCTGTTATGACGGCGGTCATCAAGCTTTGGAAAT
- the hydA gene encoding dihydropyrimidinase, which produces MDLIIKNGTIISPTETYKADIAVRDGKILAIGSEFPEAGAKIVDAAGKLVLPGAIDVHTHLAMPFGGTVSADSYFSGTRAAACGGVTTVFDYPVQRKGNTILGLINEKKEICAQEACVDYAFHCCITDLNDGAILEEMQKAVEEGITSFKCFFVYKKEGMMVDDGTFAKLLLRAKEIGAMINIHAENPDLIDLKIAQFKKEGKTSPWYHYLSRPEFVEAEGDKRAIHWAKNLEAPLYLVHMADKEGLEAAITAKTDGYDIYVETCPQYLEFTSEVYKREDGRNFVCSPPMKGQESQDALWKAVKTGGIDTIATDHCPFQSAEKDWGKDDFTKIPNGCAGIENMYPYMLAAANEGKISFNRAVELCSANPARIFGCQEKGSLTVGKDADIVIYDPEKDFTVSVATMHSDYDHTIWEGKQFHGYPVMTFSRGRLVYEEGKFVGEAGWGNFVKRAGRGK; this is translated from the coding sequence ATGGACTTGATCATCAAAAACGGCACAATTATTTCTCCTACTGAAACATATAAGGCGGATATCGCTGTTCGAGACGGAAAAATTTTGGCGATCGGCTCAGAATTTCCGGAAGCAGGCGCCAAAATAGTAGATGCCGCGGGCAAGCTTGTGCTGCCCGGAGCAATCGATGTGCATACGCATTTGGCCATGCCGTTTGGCGGAACGGTATCTGCGGACAGTTATTTTTCAGGAACAAGGGCGGCAGCCTGCGGCGGTGTGACAACTGTTTTTGACTATCCGGTACAAAGAAAAGGAAACACAATTTTAGGACTGATCAACGAAAAAAAAGAGATCTGTGCCCAAGAAGCCTGTGTCGACTACGCCTTTCATTGCTGTATTACTGATTTAAATGACGGCGCGATCTTGGAAGAAATGCAGAAAGCGGTTGAGGAAGGGATTACAAGTTTTAAATGTTTCTTTGTGTATAAAAAAGAAGGCATGATGGTCGATGACGGAACCTTTGCCAAACTGCTTTTGCGTGCCAAAGAAATCGGAGCGATGATCAATATTCATGCGGAAAATCCTGATCTGATCGATCTGAAGATCGCGCAATTCAAAAAAGAGGGAAAGACCTCACCCTGGTATCATTATTTAAGCCGCCCGGAATTTGTGGAAGCCGAGGGAGACAAAAGGGCCATTCATTGGGCCAAGAATCTGGAAGCCCCTCTTTATCTTGTGCACATGGCGGATAAAGAAGGCCTGGAAGCCGCTATCACAGCCAAAACGGATGGATACGACATCTATGTGGAAACCTGTCCGCAATATTTGGAATTTACCAGTGAAGTTTATAAACGGGAAGACGGCCGGAATTTTGTCTGTTCCCCGCCCATGAAAGGGCAGGAAAGTCAGGACGCCTTATGGAAGGCGGTGAAGACAGGCGGGATCGACACGATCGCTACGGATCACTGTCCGTTCCAAAGCGCTGAAAAGGATTGGGGCAAAGATGATTTTACGAAAATCCCCAATGGCTGTGCCGGTATTGAGAACATGTATCCTTACATGCTGGCGGCCGCCAATGAAGGGAAGATCAGTTTTAACAGAGCAGTTGAGCTATGTTCCGCCAATCCGGCCCGGATATTCGGCTGTCAGGAAAAGGGCTCGCTAACAGTGGGCAAAGACGCGGATATCGTGATCTATGATCCGGAAAAAGACTTCACGGTTTCAGTGGCAACAATGCACTCTGACTATGATCATACCATTTGGGAAGGCAAACAATTTCACGGTTATCCTGTGATGACGTTTTCTCGCGGCAGGTTGGTCTACGAAGAGGGAAAATTTGTTGGAGAAGCCGGCTGGGGGAATTTTGTCAAAAGAGCGGGCAGAGGGAAGTGA